A stretch of Deltaproteobacteria bacterium DNA encodes these proteins:
- a CDS encoding amidophosphoribosyltransferase yields MKPTGENCGVFGIYSKNECVYDIYQGIDFLQHRGQEYCGISTFDPGKKGERQIDFFKGQEEENGDNTGEFINHVTHHGKVIDTFNDEELRSLTGHWGIGHVSLWERQPMKWQSRLGEIAVAFSGNVMNSAELMQEMMGRGKSFYKSYDIETISKIIIEESDVVSGIAALAEKINGAYSLVVLTKDGIYAARDIYGFRPLMLGMDSERHVVSSESRAIQNLGMQVCRDVRPGEIVLINGSGFHSVKQVESPRTAHCAFEWAYTASVDSLIDGVYVQEARNNMGAHLAQRDIDEGHPGADIVAPVPLSGIGHALGYHRLSKVTYQEVFLYHRYADRSYMQATQLAREKMAKRKLSVLPYAIKGQKIVLCDDSIVRGTQIMHKVWELKKAGAREVHVRVACPPLMYPCDFGISTRSYDELLAREFMPTGDITSMDELRRMEAWVARKIGADSVKYNSMDDFVNALQMPRKNLCLKCFDGHFPF; encoded by the coding sequence ATGAAGCCTACCGGTGAAAATTGCGGCGTTTTCGGTATATATTCCAAGAACGAGTGTGTCTACGATATATACCAGGGCATCGATTTTCTCCAGCATCGGGGTCAGGAATACTGCGGTATCTCGACCTTCGATCCCGGAAAGAAGGGGGAGCGGCAGATAGATTTTTTCAAGGGACAGGAAGAAGAGAACGGTGATAATACCGGGGAGTTTATCAACCATGTCACTCACCACGGGAAGGTCATCGATACCTTTAACGATGAAGAATTGCGAAGCCTGACGGGCCATTGGGGGATCGGGCACGTGAGCCTCTGGGAACGGCAGCCGATGAAGTGGCAATCCCGTCTTGGCGAGATAGCCGTGGCCTTCAGCGGGAACGTGATGAACTCCGCGGAACTGATGCAGGAAATGATGGGACGGGGCAAGTCCTTTTACAAAAGTTATGACATCGAGACGATCTCAAAGATCATCATAGAGGAATCGGACGTCGTCAGCGGCATCGCCGCCCTTGCCGAAAAGATCAATGGGGCCTATTCCCTGGTGGTCCTGACGAAGGACGGTATCTACGCGGCGCGGGATATTTACGGATTCCGGCCGCTGATGCTGGGTATGGATTCGGAACGGCATGTCGTTTCCTCGGAATCGCGGGCGATACAGAACCTGGGAATGCAGGTCTGCCGGGATGTCCGGCCCGGTGAGATCGTGCTGATCAACGGCAGCGGTTTTCATTCCGTCAAACAGGTCGAATCACCGCGCACCGCTCACTGCGCTTTTGAATGGGCCTACACGGCGAGCGTCGATTCTCTCATCGACGGTGTCTATGTCCAGGAAGCACGAAACAACATGGGTGCGCATCTTGCCCAGCGGGACATTGATGAAGGACATCCCGGTGCCGATATCGTAGCTCCCGTCCCGCTCTCGGGGATCGGTCATGCCCTCGGATACCACCGCCTTTCAAAGGTGACCTATCAGGAAGTGTTTCTCTACCACCGGTATGCCGATAGAAGCTACATGCAGGCGACGCAGCTCGCGCGGGAGAAAATGGCGAAACGGAAACTGTCCGTCCTCCCCTATGCCATAAAAGGACAGAAGATCGTACTCTGTGATGATTCCATCGTTCGCGGGACCCAGATCATGCATAAGGTGTGGGAACTGAAAAAGGCGGGAGCCAGAGAGGTCCACGTACGGGTCGCCTGTCCGCCCCTGATGTATCCTTGCGACTTCGGTATCTCAACCCGCTCCTATGACGAGCTCCTAGCCCGGGAATTCATGCCCACGGGGGACATTACTTCCATGGATGAACTGCGCAGGATGGAAGCCTGGGTGGCGCGGAAGATCGGTGCCGATTCCGTGAAGTACAACAGTATGGATGATTTTGTGAACGCTCTTCAGATGCCGCGAAAAAACCTCTGTCTGAAATGCTTTGACGGGCATTTCCCCTTCTGA
- a CDS encoding metallophosphoesterase family protein yields MRIYAVADIHGRAERLRTIGETLNTVNADVLVVAGDITNYTEADRVFSYLNGMPVPVLAVRGNTDLRRTEKLFSKYSNLTSLHLREVAVDGVPIVGIGGTVPVPFSTRLCLREQGVIDEITSRLSRDSVLVVHPPPRGILDEVLGVFHAGCRRIRDVVLTCRPRLLICGHIHERAGIAELGETLVVNCNVGRGGAGAVIDITPGARPKADLLG; encoded by the coding sequence ATGCGCATCTATGCCGTCGCGGATATTCACGGGCGAGCCGAAAGGCTTCGAACGATAGGGGAGACGCTGAACACTGTCAATGCGGATGTGCTCGTTGTCGCCGGGGACATTACCAATTACACAGAAGCGGACCGTGTTTTCAGTTACCTGAACGGGATGCCCGTTCCCGTCCTTGCGGTTCGGGGAAACACGGACCTCAGGCGTACGGAGAAACTGTTTTCCAAATATTCCAATCTTACCTCACTTCACTTGCGCGAGGTGGCGGTGGACGGCGTGCCCATCGTCGGCATCGGAGGAACCGTACCCGTTCCGTTCAGCACCCGACTATGTCTCCGTGAGCAGGGCGTTATCGACGAGATCACTTCCCGTCTTTCCCGCGATTCCGTGCTGGTGGTCCACCCGCCGCCGCGGGGCATCCTCGATGAGGTTCTGGGAGTGTTCCATGCCGGGTGCCGGCGCATCAGGGACGTGGTCCTGACCTGCAGGCCCCGGCTTCTCATCTGCGGCCATATCCATGAGCGGGCGGGGATCGCGGAACTCGGTGAGACGCTGGTGGTCAACTGCAATGTGGGCAGGGGGGGCGCGGGTGCCGTTATCGATATAACGCCGGGCGCCCGGCCAAAGGCGGATCTGCTCGGTTGA
- the carB gene encoding carbamoyl-phosphate synthase large subunit, with product MPARNDIKKVMIIGSGPIVIGQACEFDYSGTQACKALRKLGYEIVLVNSNPATIMTDPGTADVTYIEPLNVGSLKKIVEKERPDAILPNLGGQSGLNLTLELSRAGVLEEFGVKIIGVNADAIERGEDRIAFKETMTNLGIDIPRSKPAYTVEEAEGIAEELGYPVVIRPAYTLGGTGGGIVYNKEELEVIASRGISASMIGQILVEESVLGWEELELEVVRDVRNQIITVCFIENVDPMGVHTGDSFCTAPMLTIAPELQEKLQEYSYRIVQAIQVVGGTNIQFAHDPETGRIVVIEINPRTSRSSALASKATGFPIALVSSMLAAGMTLDEIPYWREGTLDKYTPSGEYVVVKFARWAFEKFPGAVDVLGTQMRAVGEVMSIGKTYKEAFQKAIRSLEINRYGLGFAKDFNKRGLDELMGMLSRPTSERQFIMYEALRKGASVDELYKKTRIKPWFIEQMKELVELEEEIIAFRGKMLPDELLTRAKRDGFADKYLAGLLGISEREIREQRKSLGVVQGWHAVPVSGVENAAYYYSTYNAPDAVSVSDRKKIIVLGGGPNRIGQGIEFDYCCVHAAFALKDEGYEAIMINCNPETVSTDYDTSDRLYFEPLTLEDVLSIYEKEKPEGVIVQFGGQTPLNIAGELAESGVRIIGTSPEAIDLAEDRDRFRKVMEKLGIPEPKSGMASNIDEALEIANLIGYPLIVRPSYVLGGRGMEVVYDEEMLRRYLAAAVDATPERPILIDQFLENAIECEADAIADGSDAFIPAIMEHIEFAGVHSGDSACVIPPTSLSKHHISTIYEYNRKIARELDVVGLMNIQYAIFNDTVYILEANPRASRTVPLVSKVCAISMARIATQLMLGKKIRDLDLHTGKIPHYGVKEAVFPFNMFPEVDPLLGPEMRSTGEVLGMAESFGPAFYKAEEAAQQTLPQMGTVLITVNDMDKRAITDVAREFSRLGFKILTTAGTHEFLTGQGVSSEPILKMHEGRPNIVDGIKNKEINLIINTPSGRMSQYDDSYIRKAAIKYKVPYITTAAAATAVVKGIGAVSGRAVSVKSLQEYHRDITYQEG from the coding sequence ATGCCAGCACGTAATGACATAAAAAAGGTAATGATTATCGGTTCCGGTCCCATCGTTATCGGCCAGGCATGCGAGTTTGACTATTCCGGCACACAGGCATGCAAGGCATTGAGAAAACTGGGTTATGAGATTGTCCTTGTGAACTCCAATCCCGCAACCATCATGACCGATCCTGGTACTGCCGATGTGACATATATTGAGCCCCTGAATGTTGGATCTTTGAAGAAGATCGTTGAAAAAGAGCGTCCCGACGCGATCCTTCCCAACCTGGGAGGGCAGTCCGGTCTCAACCTGACCCTGGAGTTGTCCCGGGCGGGCGTTCTCGAGGAATTCGGCGTAAAGATCATCGGGGTCAACGCGGACGCCATAGAACGGGGGGAAGACAGAATCGCCTTCAAGGAAACGATGACCAACCTCGGTATCGACATACCGAGAAGCAAACCGGCCTACACCGTGGAGGAGGCCGAGGGGATCGCCGAAGAACTGGGATATCCCGTGGTGATCCGGCCCGCTTATACGCTTGGGGGGACGGGAGGCGGCATTGTTTACAATAAGGAAGAACTGGAAGTCATCGCCAGCCGCGGCATATCGGCAAGCATGATCGGTCAGATCCTGGTGGAGGAATCGGTGCTCGGGTGGGAAGAATTGGAACTTGAGGTCGTCCGCGATGTCAGGAATCAGATCATAACCGTCTGTTTTATCGAAAATGTTGATCCCATGGGGGTCCATACCGGTGATTCCTTCTGCACGGCGCCCATGCTCACCATCGCCCCTGAACTTCAGGAAAAACTGCAGGAGTACTCCTACAGGATCGTGCAGGCCATTCAGGTCGTCGGCGGAACGAATATTCAGTTCGCTCACGACCCGGAAACGGGGCGTATCGTGGTCATAGAGATCAACCCACGGACTTCACGCTCTTCCGCGCTGGCATCTAAGGCCACCGGATTTCCCATAGCCCTGGTTTCATCCATGCTCGCCGCCGGCATGACGCTCGACGAGATCCCTTACTGGAGGGAAGGAACGCTGGATAAGTATACGCCCTCGGGGGAGTATGTCGTCGTGAAATTCGCCCGGTGGGCCTTTGAAAAGTTCCCCGGCGCCGTCGATGTTCTCGGAACGCAGATGCGTGCCGTCGGGGAGGTGATGAGTATCGGTAAAACATACAAGGAAGCCTTCCAGAAAGCGATCAGGTCCCTTGAGATCAATCGATACGGACTGGGTTTTGCGAAGGATTTCAACAAGCGGGGGCTTGACGAACTGATGGGCATGCTCTCGAGGCCCACGAGCGAACGACAGTTCATCATGTATGAAGCGCTCCGGAAAGGAGCAAGCGTCGATGAACTGTATAAAAAGACCCGGATCAAACCCTGGTTCATCGAGCAGATGAAGGAACTGGTGGAACTGGAGGAAGAGATCATCGCGTTCAGGGGGAAGATGCTTCCCGACGAACTCCTCACGAGGGCGAAACGGGACGGTTTCGCGGACAAATATCTCGCGGGGTTGCTGGGTATTTCAGAACGGGAAATACGGGAACAGAGAAAGTCACTTGGTGTGGTTCAGGGGTGGCACGCCGTCCCCGTGAGCGGAGTCGAGAACGCGGCCTATTATTACTCCACCTACAATGCCCCCGATGCGGTTTCTGTTTCGGACCGGAAAAAGATCATCGTCCTCGGCGGCGGGCCGAACCGTATCGGACAGGGGATCGAATTCGACTACTGCTGTGTTCATGCAGCGTTCGCGCTGAAAGATGAAGGCTACGAGGCCATCATGATAAACTGCAATCCCGAGACGGTTTCAACGGACTATGATACATCGGACCGGCTCTACTTCGAACCGCTCACCCTGGAAGACGTTCTGAGCATTTACGAGAAGGAGAAACCCGAGGGAGTGATCGTCCAGTTCGGCGGGCAGACGCCGCTCAACATCGCCGGGGAACTGGCCGAATCGGGAGTGCGCATTATCGGAACGTCCCCGGAAGCCATCGACCTGGCCGAGGACCGTGATCGTTTCAGAAAGGTGATGGAGAAACTGGGCATACCGGAACCCAAGTCCGGCATGGCGAGTAATATCGATGAAGCCTTGGAGATCGCGAACCTGATCGGCTACCCGCTGATCGTGAGGCCATCCTATGTGCTGGGCGGGCGGGGAATGGAGGTCGTCTACGATGAAGAGATGCTCAGGCGCTACCTTGCGGCGGCTGTCGATGCAACCCCGGAACGGCCGATCCTCATCGACCAGTTCCTTGAGAACGCCATTGAATGCGAGGCCGACGCGATTGCCGACGGAAGCGATGCCTTCATCCCGGCAATTATGGAACATATCGAGTTCGCCGGTGTTCATTCCGGCGATTCCGCCTGCGTGATCCCCCCCACGAGCCTTTCCAAGCATCATATCAGCACCATCTACGAATACAACCGTAAGATCGCCCGGGAACTTGACGTGGTGGGCCTGATGAACATTCAGTACGCCATTTTCAATGATACGGTCTATATACTGGAAGCCAATCCACGGGCCTCCCGGACGGTACCCCTTGTTTCCAAGGTCTGTGCCATATCCATGGCCCGCATCGCGACCCAGCTGATGCTGGGTAAAAAGATACGCGACCTGGATCTTCACACGGGGAAGATCCCCCATTACGGCGTGAAGGAAGCGGTGTTTCCCTTTAACATGTTTCCCGAAGTGGACCCGCTGCTGGGGCCGGAGATGCGCTCCACCGGAGAGGTCCTCGGTATGGCGGAGTCTTTCGGCCCCGCTTTTTACAAGGCGGAGGAAGCGGCCCAGCAAACCCTGCCGCAGATGGGGACCGTGCTGATCACCGTGAATGACATGGACAAACGTGCTATTACCGACGTCGCGCGGGAGTTTTCGCGGCTGGGATTCAAGATCCTGACCACGGCGGGGACCCATGAATTTCTGACGGGACAGGGGGTTTCATCGGAACCGATCCTGAAGATGCACGAGGGACGGCCCAATATAGTCGACGGTATAAAGAACAAGGAGATCAATCTCATCATCAACACGCCGAGCGGTCGGATGAGCCAGTATGACGATTCATATATCAGGAAGGCGGCGATCAAGTACAAGGTTCCTTACATTACGACAGCGGCGGCGGCAACAGCCGTCGTGAAGGGGATCGGTGCCGTTTCCGGCCGTGCCGTATCCGTGAAGTCGCTCCAGGAATATCACAGGGACATTACCTATCAAGAAGGATGA
- a CDS encoding C_GCAxxG_C_C family protein → MTEKAKDRAEKAFESAMNYEKRCTGCAQTCIAGIFDALDIENDDVFRSASGLADGLGLTGDGSCGALTGGAMVIGLLFGREKKDIADMMKPMRSYLLVKKLHDRFVERYGTCRCYDVQRSLMGRTFNLYDPAELEAALRAGMIGHCSRLVGEAARMATEIILSEWEMEKDT, encoded by the coding sequence ATGACGGAGAAAGCGAAAGACCGTGCGGAAAAAGCCTTTGAATCAGCCATGAACTATGAAAAGCGCTGTACCGGGTGCGCACAGACCTGTATCGCCGGCATTTTCGACGCCCTGGACATCGAGAATGATGATGTGTTCCGGAGTGCCAGCGGACTTGCCGACGGTCTCGGATTGACGGGCGACGGAAGCTGCGGCGCTCTCACGGGAGGTGCCATGGTCATCGGCCTTCTTTTCGGAAGAGAAAAAAAAGATATTGCCGACATGATGAAGCCCATGCGTTCCTATCTCCTCGTCAAGAAGCTCCACGACAGGTTCGTCGAACGCTATGGAACATGCCGATGCTATGATGTTCAGCGGTCACTCATGGGACGGACATTCAACCTCTACGACCCGGCCGAGCTCGAGGCGGCGCTGAGGGCGGGAATGATAGGGCACTGTTCACGTCTGGTGGGGGAGGCGGCCCGGATGGCGACGGAAATCATTCTCAGTGAATGGGAAATGGAAAAGGATACATAA
- a CDS encoding universal stress protein, whose amino-acid sequence MYHFNHLMVGLTLSARDKAKIRYASLVSSLVSSRMITFVHVGSTIDNPASWYFDHMKEAVGSFYRGPSDVMLDYHLIEDGPRVEKEMLELFSEKKVDLIIVGRIRGTFTGKETLPVRLTRKAQCSVLFVPEEARPSRTRARDMNILVPIDFSENSADAMKMAMEFAAAHSISQVFCVHVFHVPLGYYKRGKSYEEFSRIMHRNAREKCVEFLGRFDQHTVAVTSLFKEDTKAYRAIESVVSEYTIDLIVIGSRGRRGAARVLMESVTEQLIRETTVPLLAVKEKGKGMGLVEALRRL is encoded by the coding sequence ATGTATCACTTCAACCATCTCATGGTGGGCCTTACCCTCAGTGCCAGGGATAAGGCGAAGATCCGGTATGCATCCCTTGTCAGCAGCCTCGTGTCGTCCCGGATGATCACCTTTGTTCATGTGGGGAGCACGATCGACAACCCGGCATCATGGTATTTCGATCACATGAAGGAGGCCGTCGGCAGTTTTTATCGAGGCCCCTCCGATGTAATGCTTGATTACCATTTGATCGAGGATGGCCCGCGGGTTGAAAAGGAAATGCTGGAACTGTTCAGCGAAAAAAAGGTGGACCTGATCATTGTGGGAAGAATACGGGGGACCTTTACCGGAAAGGAAACGTTGCCCGTGCGATTGACCCGGAAAGCCCAGTGCTCCGTGCTCTTCGTTCCCGAGGAGGCACGACCGTCCCGTACGCGTGCCCGGGACATGAACATACTGGTGCCGATCGATTTTTCAGAGAATTCGGCCGACGCCATGAAGATGGCGATGGAATTCGCCGCCGCCCATTCAATTTCGCAAGTATTCTGTGTACATGTGTTCCATGTCCCTCTCGGCTATTACAAGCGTGGGAAGAGTTACGAGGAATTCAGCCGGATCATGCACCGCAACGCCAGGGAAAAGTGCGTCGAATTTCTCGGCCGGTTCGATCAGCATACCGTCGCGGTGACCTCGTTGTTCAAAGAAGATACGAAGGCCTACCGGGCGATAGAATCGGTCGTCAGTGAATACACCATAGACCTCATCGTCATCGGCTCGAGAGGGAGAAGGGGAGCCGCCAGGGTTCTCATGGAAAGCGTGACGGAGCAACTCATCAGGGAGACGACGGTACCCCTGCTTGCCGTCAAGGAAAAGGGCAAGGGGATGGGTCTTGTGGAAGCCCTGCGGCGTTTGTAG
- the dnaJ gene encoding molecular chaperone DnaJ: MKNDYYKILGVRKDASKDEIKKAYRKLAFQYHPDRNPGNHEAEELFKEAAEAYEVLSDDEKRDIYNRFGHEGLRGTGYRGFTGFEDIFSSFGDIFEDIFGFGTRRTRGRTAPRQGADLRYDLKISFTEAAFGVEQDIELERYEGCIECGGSGAEQGTEPVVCPTCRGMGQVTKSSGFFSISQTCPHCRGTGRIIEHPCRNCGGLGRSAVKKTLHIKIPPGVDSGSRLRLRGEGEEGNFGGPRGDLYVFIYVQPHPNFERDGDDIIYRLQIPMAVAALGGTVEVPTLNGNEKIKIQKGTQHGRLFRIKGQGIPHLRGFGRGDQVVQAFIQVPTDLGRKEEKLLKEFAKLRGEL, encoded by the coding sequence ATGAAAAACGATTACTATAAAATACTCGGTGTTCGCAAAGATGCATCCAAAGATGAGATAAAAAAGGCTTACAGGAAGCTTGCCTTTCAGTATCATCCCGATCGAAACCCCGGAAACCATGAAGCGGAGGAACTGTTCAAAGAGGCCGCTGAAGCCTATGAGGTCCTCAGTGACGATGAAAAGAGGGATATTTACAACCGCTTCGGTCACGAAGGTCTCCGGGGGACCGGATATCGGGGCTTTACGGGATTTGAGGACATCTTCTCGAGCTTCGGCGACATATTTGAAGACATTTTCGGATTCGGGACGCGCAGGACCCGGGGCCGCACCGCTCCGCGCCAGGGAGCCGACCTCCGGTATGACCTGAAGATATCCTTCACTGAGGCCGCCTTCGGTGTTGAACAGGATATCGAACTGGAGCGATATGAGGGCTGTATCGAATGCGGCGGTTCCGGTGCCGAACAGGGAACGGAACCAGTCGTGTGCCCCACCTGCCGGGGAATGGGACAGGTAACGAAATCAAGTGGGTTCTTCAGCATCAGTCAGACCTGCCCGCATTGCCGAGGCACCGGGCGTATCATCGAGCATCCCTGCAGGAACTGCGGAGGCCTGGGAAGATCGGCGGTAAAAAAGACGCTCCATATCAAAATACCTCCCGGTGTGGACAGCGGGTCGAGACTTCGGCTCAGGGGGGAAGGGGAGGAAGGTAATTTCGGCGGTCCCCGGGGAGACCTCTACGTTTTTATATATGTTCAACCTCACCCCAATTTCGAGCGGGACGGCGACGATATCATCTACAGGCTGCAGATCCCCATGGCCGTTGCCGCACTGGGTGGAACCGTGGAAGTACCCACCCTGAACGGTAATGAAAAAATAAAGATACAGAAGGGAACGCAGCACGGAAGACTCTTCCGGATCAAGGGACAGGGTATCCCCCATTTGCGGGGGTTCGGACGGGGCGATCAGGTCGTTCAGGCATTTATACAGGTTCCCACCGATCTGGGGCGAAAAGAAGAAAAGCTGCTGAAGGAATTTGCCAAGCTTCGCGGCGAATTATAG
- a CDS encoding phosphoribosylaminoimidazolesuccinocarboxamide synthase translates to MEKQGLFETNLETLFLKSRGKVRDIYEVGGYYLIVATDRISAFDVIMPNPIPDKGKVLTRMSEFWFRRTEGIIANHLITTDVRDFPEECVPYREILEGRSMLVKKARPLPVECVVRGYLGGSAWKDYCEGRPVSGIVLPAGLKESSKLAEPVFTPSTKAEQGQHDLPISQEEVGRLIGKDLADRVERTSLEVFVQASEAADTAGIIIADTKMEFGIIGDDLVLIDELLTPDSSRFWPKDEYEEGRSQNSFDKQFLRDYLLSIKWNKTPPAPQLPDDIIEKTAEKYREALERLTT, encoded by the coding sequence ATGGAAAAACAAGGACTCTTTGAAACCAATCTGGAAACCCTGTTCCTGAAGAGCAGGGGCAAGGTCCGGGATATCTACGAGGTGGGCGGATACTATCTGATAGTGGCAACGGACAGGATATCCGCCTTTGATGTGATCATGCCGAATCCCATCCCTGACAAAGGGAAGGTCCTCACCCGGATGTCGGAGTTCTGGTTCCGCAGAACGGAGGGCATCATCGCGAATCATCTTATAACGACCGATGTGAGGGATTTCCCGGAGGAATGCGTGCCCTACCGTGAAATTCTCGAGGGCCGCAGTATGCTTGTGAAAAAGGCACGGCCGCTGCCGGTGGAGTGTGTCGTCAGGGGATATCTGGGCGGTTCCGCCTGGAAGGATTACTGTGAAGGAAGGCCCGTTTCGGGTATCGTTCTTCCCGCGGGGTTGAAAGAATCGTCAAAACTGGCCGAGCCGGTCTTTACCCCCTCCACCAAAGCGGAACAGGGACAGCATGACCTCCCGATATCACAGGAGGAGGTGGGTCGCCTGATAGGCAAAGACCTGGCCGACCGTGTTGAAAGAACATCTCTTGAAGTGTTCGTGCAGGCTTCGGAAGCAGCGGACACGGCAGGTATCATTATCGCTGATACCAAAATGGAATTCGGCATCATCGGCGATGACCTGGTGCTGATCGATGAACTGCTCACGCCCGATTCATCGCGGTTCTGGCCCAAGGATGAGTATGAAGAGGGAAGGTCCCAGAACAGTTTCGATAAACAGTTTCTCCGGGATTATCTCCTGTCGATCAAGTGGAACAAGACCCCGCCGGCGCCGCAACTTCCCGATGACATTATAGAAAAGACCGCTGAGAAATATCGGGAAGCCCTGGAAAGACTTACCACCTGA
- a CDS encoding dodecin domain-containing protein produces the protein MPGSTYKVIELVGTSDTSWEDAAKKAVEVASESVHDLRIAEITKLDLTIENGKIQSYRARISVSFKFEK, from the coding sequence ATGCCTGGAAGCACCTATAAAGTGATCGAGCTGGTGGGAACCAGCGATACGTCATGGGAAGACGCGGCAAAAAAAGCCGTTGAAGTAGCCTCAGAATCTGTTCACGATCTCAGGATCGCGGAAATCACCAAACTTGATTTGACAATTGAAAACGGAAAGATCCAGAGCTACCGGGCGAGGATAAGCGTCTCTTTCAAATTTGAAAAGTGA
- a CDS encoding AMP-binding protein: MAQESSYWSLELERQSEAIGDKTFVYLVYGDRSITYKEMDQNANRLANYLLTISAQTGDGLATLMGNSQQFLDVFFGIQKIGMYVNPANTSLRGEGLAFIIDNSDAKYLVVDHDKVDLLRSIESEIPKIKHVIVNTLEAPPDYTVPKGMLDLRDAYGKSMSTAKPEVTFSPDSLLLIMYTSGTTGLPKGVVFRYNKNLVDKIKLLAQIAMKPDSIYYTPLALFHGNALFVTTTQVLVAGTTVALSKKFSASRFWEEVWRSGATVFNTIGAMIPILMRQPPHPHEKDHKVSLVISAGCPADMWEPFEKRFNVTLWEAYGAIDGTGTIMNLGNAPKGSVGSPMLSEIRLVDEAGKDVPVGETGELLFKVSPDKKSTVEYYKDIQATERKTKGEWEHTGDYMYQDDKGFLYFVGRKTDSMRRRGENVSAYEVEKVILKNPKVQECAVYGVPSEMTEDEIMASVTLVSGERLSPAELREFLRDKLAPYAIPRYIRIIDDFPRTETFRIKKNELKALGVTPDTFDAEKS, encoded by the coding sequence ATGGCACAGGAATCATCATACTGGTCCCTCGAACTGGAAAGACAGTCAGAAGCGATCGGAGACAAGACCTTTGTGTACCTCGTATACGGGGACCGCTCCATAACGTATAAGGAGATGGATCAGAACGCGAACCGTCTTGCGAACTACCTCCTCACGATCAGTGCACAAACGGGAGACGGGCTTGCAACGCTCATGGGCAACTCTCAGCAGTTCCTCGATGTTTTCTTCGGCATCCAGAAGATCGGAATGTACGTGAATCCCGCTAATACGAGCCTGCGGGGAGAAGGTCTTGCCTTCATTATCGATAACAGCGATGCGAAATATCTGGTCGTTGACCATGACAAGGTTGATCTCTTACGAAGCATTGAAAGCGAAATACCGAAGATCAAGCATGTTATCGTGAACACGCTCGAGGCCCCACCTGATTATACTGTCCCGAAAGGGATGCTGGACCTGCGGGACGCATACGGGAAAAGCATGTCCACGGCAAAACCCGAGGTCACCTTCAGCCCGGATTCCCTGCTCCTTATCATGTATACCTCAGGCACCACGGGCCTCCCCAAGGGTGTCGTCTTCAGATACAACAAGAACCTCGTCGATAAGATAAAGCTCCTTGCCCAGATCGCCATGAAACCGGACTCGATCTATTATACCCCGCTTGCGCTGTTTCACGGCAATGCGCTTTTCGTCACGACGACACAGGTGCTGGTGGCCGGCACCACGGTTGCGCTCAGCAAGAAGTTCAGCGCGAGCCGGTTCTGGGAAGAGGTCTGGAGATCAGGCGCAACGGTTTTCAACACGATCGGGGCGATGATCCCCATACTCATGAGGCAACCTCCACATCCACATGAAAAGGATCACAAGGTGAGCCTTGTCATTTCGGCAGGATGCCCGGCAGACATGTGGGAACCCTTTGAAAAGAGGTTCAATGTCACGCTCTGGGAGGCATATGGCGCCATTGACGGAACCGGGACGATCATGAACCTGGGAAACGCTCCCAAGGGCTCTGTGGGATCTCCCATGCTGTCGGAGATAAGGCTCGTTGATGAAGCGGGCAAAGATGTCCCGGTCGGAGAAACGGGAGAGCTCCTGTTCAAGGTATCCCCGGACAAAAAAAGCACAGTGGAATACTATAAGGACATTCAGGCAACGGAGAGAAAAACAAAAGGTGAATGGGAGCATACCGGGGACTACATGTATCAGGATGACAAAGGCTTTCTCTATTTCGTGGGCCGGAAAACGGATTCCATGAGGAGGCGTGGGGAAAACGTATCGGCCTATGAAGTGGAAAAGGTGATACTGAAGAATCCCAAAGTTCAGGAGTGCGCGGTATACGGCGTGCCATCGGAGATGACCGAAGACGAGATCATGGCTTCGGTGACCCTTGTAAGCGGAGAACGGCTGTCTCCCGCAGAGCTGAGGGAGTTCCTCAGGGACAAGCTGGCCCCGTACGCGATCCCCCGTTACATCAGGATCATCGACGACTTTCCGAGAACCGAGACCTTCCGGATAAAGAAAAACGAATTGAAGGCCCTCGGCGTCACTCCCGACACATTTGATGCGGAAAAATCCTGA